The DNA region AGTTTTTTAAGAACAACGAAGGCATTACACCTGCCGCTTTTAGAAAACTACCTTAAAAAGTATCATTTTCTCTAAAATACTCACCTTATACAGGGTTTTGTTCTGTTCTAATTTTGTCCCATAACAATTTAGAAGAGTACAATGAACACCATACAAACAAATCCTTTAAGCAATAAGTTACTATTTATAATGGCTACTGGCATTGCGGCAACGGCAGCTAATTTATATTACAATCAGCCTTTAATTCCGTCTATTGGAGAATCATTAGGACTAAGCGAAAGTGTGCTAGGTTTTATACCATCTGCATCGCAAATTGGGTATGCAATGGCTATATTTTTTATTTCCCCTTTGGGTGATGTAACGAACAGAAAAACAGTGATAAGAAACTTATCTATCACTTTGGTTATAGCATTGCTGGGCGTGTATTTTGCTCCAAATTTTGGCATTTTAGTGGCGGCTACTTTTGTGGTAGGTTTGGGAGCCAACATTACGCAACAGTTGTTGCCACTGGGCTCGTCTTTAGCTACACCAGAGAATAAAGGCAAAGTAGTGGCTACCTTAATGACGGGTTTAACCACAGGTATTTTATTGTCTAGAACTTTAAGCGGATTTATAGCTGAGCATTTTGGTTGGCGTAGTGTGTTTTTAACTGCTGCCGTTGTTGCCGCTATAATTGGTGTTGTGCTACACGTTTACTTACCATCAAACAAACCTACGGCAAAACTAAAATACAACCAGTTACTGGCATCAATGTTTACCTTGGTAAAAACCAAACCACTTTTACGCGAAGCTGCTTTTGTGGGTGCACTTTGGTTTGCTGCCTTTAACGCTATGTGGGCAACTATTGCTATACACGTTATGGAAGAACCCTTTTCGTTATCGGTACAACAAGTAGGTCTGTTAGGGTTTGTTGGTGCTGCCGGAATTTTTGGCGCTAAAATAGCGGGCAAATGGGCAGATAAAATTGGAGCTAGAAAGGTAATGACCGTTTCCATTAGTTTGGTGCTGGCAAGTTTTGTGGTGCTTGCATTAGGGCAAAATAATATGGTGGTGCTTTGTATTGGTATTGTACTGTTAGATTTGGGCGTGTTCGGCTCTCAAATACCAAACCAGGTGCGTGTTTTTTCGGTAGATGTAAATGCACAAAGTAGAGCCAATGCCATTTATATGCTTTTTTATTACATAGGCGCATCTGCAGGTTCTGCATTGGGTGTATCTGTAATTAGCAAGTTTGGCTGGACGGGACTTACCATTTTTGGATTTGCTTTAGCTGCAATTGCCCTTCTTTTCCATATTTCAAGAAAATCAAAATAAAAAACCAATTGAAATTGTACTACGCTTTCAATTGATAATAAACACATTCACTTTTTAAAAATTATACAAATGAATACAGAACATACAAATTTACAAGACGCTTTAAGTGCAAAACAAGCAGCTTGGGAAACCAATGCTTCCGAGGAACAAAAAGAAATGACAGCCGAAAACCTTGAGGCTATTGTAGCTACCCATTTTAAAGAAAATGCGGTAAATGTTGGAGATAAAATAATCGATTTTACATTAAAAAATGCCTTGGGAGAATGCACCAACTTACAGTCGGTTTTAGACAACGGACCTGTGATTTTAACGTGGTACAGAGGTGGTTGGTGTCCGTACTGTAACATTACCTTACAGTACTTGCAAAACAGTCTGCCAGAATTTAAAAAATATGGTGCAAACCTTTTGGCTTTAACTCCAGAATTGCCAGACAAATCTCTTAGCACATCTGAAAAGCACGATTTACAATTTGAAGTTTTAAGCGATGTGGGAAACAAGGTTGCCAAGCAATACGGACTGGTGTATAAACTAACCGATGCGCTATCTGAAATATACCAGAACAAATTGGGCTTAAAAAATTACAATGGCGATGACAGTAGCGAGCTACCTATAACAGCTACTTATGTTATAGATGCAAAAGGTATTGTGCAATATGCTTTACTTGATGCTGATTACCGCAAAAGAGCAGAAATTTCAGAAATCATAGATGTATTAAAAACACTTTAGTTGAACAATAAATAGAAAATAAAATGGTACTAAATATTATTACAATAGGATTAAAATTACTGAGCGCTTATGCGATGTTTACATTTGCCCTTCCTAAACTACGTGGCTTAGCGGTAAGCGTAAAATCATTTACACAATTTGGCGAAGTTTTAGGTATTAGCGGTAAAGGTTTTATGCACTTTACCGGTGCATTAGAATTGCTAACTGCATTGATGTTATTGGCTTCTGTTTTTTTAAGTGAAAAAGTAGGGAACATTACTACAATAACCGGCTATATATTGCTATTTGGCACTATGGCTGGAGCGTTGGTTACCGAATATTTTATAAGAGAAACTCCTGTGCCTATGTTGGTAAGCCTAGCTATTACGTTACTGCTTATTGCAGTTTCGCAATTGGTTATAAAGTTGATATAAGAAGAATGTTTATATACGTTCTTATATTTATAAAATAGAACATCATGACCATTATAGCTAAAACTATAGGTGTCATGATGTTTTAATTGATTTACTAAATTCCCAGTAAAATCTCTATTCAGTTCATTTTTATTAAATTAGTTAACCGTATATAATGTTGTAGACCTCTACTCATCACTATACCTGCTCACTGAGCTGCTAGGAATACTAATCGCATTAATAAGATAGCAAATGAAAGTTACTGCAGAGAAAAATGAAAAGGTTGCAAATATGATATTTGCCTCTATTTATCCGCTATACTTAAACAGATTAGTGAAAAATGGGCGAACAAAAGAAGAACTCAACCAGGTGTTAGAATGGTTTACCGGTTTTGATGAAGATACATTACAGGCACTTATTGATGAGAAGATAACGTTTAGAACGTTTTTTGAAAAAGCTAAAATTCACCCCAATGAATATTTGGTCAAAGGTGTTGTTTGTGGTTATCGCATTGAAGAAATAGAGGAGGAGTTTGAAGTATACAAACGCTGCAGGCAAATGGAAAAGCTTATTGATGAATTGGCGAAAGGTCGTAAAATGGAGAAGATTTTACGCGTAGAAAAAAAATAATTCCAGCTTCAAAAGCATGTAAAAATTCTTTTTAGAATTTGGCTGAAGATGCAGCTAATTTTTTACTCCAAAAAGAAGACATAACCTTTAAAGAATTAATCTTCACTACATAAGATAATCGGACTGAATCTAAAGGTCTAACAATGATAGACGGTGCTCATAATTTTAATGAAGTTTATCTTACTTAAGCAAACTCCAGAGCACTACTTTTTTACAGCACATAAAATCTGTAAGGTATAATAGATGTACTTGCTATATATTGGTGAGGTCAGGAATGAAACATATTGACCTTTACTATTGTATAAAAATTGTACATCAGGACAATTACGCAAATCGTTAGATTCTCCTACAAATTAGTTTTATATTGCAGTAGCATTTACAGTGCACACTCCCCCTATATTTTAGTAACAAAACAGCTATACGTACGCGTTACGACATGCATTGCTATTACGAAATAATTGTACTAATAGATATAGCCAATTATCGTTTTTCAATATAACCAACCCGTAACCGATGATAAAATTCTTTAGAAAATTAGACAAAACTTACTTTCAGAAGGAAATATTAGAACAAATAAGTCTAAATGAAATCATAGCCAACAATTTGCAGGCTACGCTTATATACTAAACGATAACCACTATTAAAACTAATCCTATGGAAGCAAAATTTGTAATTAAAATTTTATCGCTTTTTGTAGCGCTTATAAGCATAAGCTGCAAAAGTGATAGTAAAGAAGAAAGTAAAGAGATTGTACTTACCTCCGGAGTTTTAAAAGAATATATGGATACTGCTGTGAAGCCCGGCGATAATTTTACTGCTTTTGTTAATGGCACTTGGATGAAAGATACTGAAATTCCTTCAGATAAATCATCTTATGGTATTGGATACATACTTCATGAAGAATCTGAAGATAGTGTAAAGGAAATTATAGAGGGTTCAGCAGACGGAGAATTTGAAAAAGGTACAGATGAACAAAAAGTAGAAGATCTTTACAAGTCATATATGGATCTTGATACAAGAAATCAATTAGGTGTTTCTCCTTTACAACCTGAATTTGACAAAGTTGATTCAATAAATAATTATGATGATTTGGCCTCCTATTTTGCCTATGCTAATAAATATGGCATTAGCATGCCAATAACTTTATTTGTATACCAAGATTTAAAAAAACCAACTGTTTATACCGTATATACTTACCAAGGAGGTTTAGGATTGCCAGATCGTGAATATTATCTTAAAGATGATGATCGTTCCAAAGAGATTAGAGCAAAATATATTAAACATGTTGAGAAAATGTTTGATTTAGCAGGTTTACCTTCTGCTGAAAAAGCTTCTGAAACAATAATGTTGATTGAAACAGCAATTGCAGAAAAGCACTTAGAAAAGGAAAAGACCAGAGACTTAGTTAGTTTGTATAATATGTTTCCAACGGATACGCTTTCTAACATTATGCCGAATTTTAATTGGGCGGGCTACCTTGAAGAAGCTGGCCTAAAAGATGAAAAAAATCTTGGGGTATTAATGCTGGATTACACAAAAGCTTTAGACAAAATCATTACATCCACTAACATTGAAGATTGGAAAACCTATTTAAAATGGAGTGCCCTTAACACCTATGCCTCGCGTTTAAGCAAAGCAATTACAGATCAAAATTTTGATTTCTATAGCAAGGAATTACGTGGCATACCAGAGGAAAGACCCTTATGGAGACGTGGTGTTTCAACTGTAAATGGCACTTTAGGAGAAGTGGTCGGTAAAATTTATGTGAAAAAACACTTTCCACCAGAAGCCAAAGAAAAGATGGAAATATTAGTGTCAAATCTTTTAAAAGCCTATGAACAAAGTATTAAGGAACTTGATTGGATGAGTGCTGACACCAAAAAAGAGGCTTTAGATAAACTAAGCAAATTTACTCCTAAAATAGGGTATCCAGATAAATGGAAATCTTATGATATAGACGTTAAAAAGGAGGACCTTTTTGGTAATTTACAAAGAGCATCTTTGATGGAATACAATCGTGAACTGGCTAAATTAGGCCAACCGATTGATAAAACTGAATGGGGTATGACACCTCAAACAGTGAATGCTTATTATAATCCAACATTAAATGAGATCGTATTTCCGGCGGCAATTTTACAACCTCCGTTTTTTGATTTAAATGCTGAGGATGCCATAAATTATGGATCAATTGGAGCGGTTATTGGACACGAAATAGGACATGGTTTTGATGATAAAGGAAGTACTTTTGATGGAGATGGTACAATGAGAAACTGGTGGACAGAAAATGACCTAGAAGAATTTAAAAAACGAACATCAGCTTTAGTATCTCAATATGACTCATTTGAAGCTTTACCTGGTTTACATGTGAATGGTGAGTTTACCCTAGGCGAGAATATAGGAGATCTTGGTGGCTTAAGCATCGCCTTAAAAGCATACAAAATTGCATTGAATGGTAAGGAGTCGCCTGTTATGGATAATTACACCGGAGAGCAACGTTTATTTATCGGATATGCGCAATCTTGGAGAAATAAAATCAGAGATGAGGCCTTACGAGTGCAAATTAACACTGATCCTCATTCTCCAGCCAATTTTAGGGTAAACGGAGTGGTCAGTAATATTCCAGAGTTTTATTCAGCCTTTAATGTTCAGAAAGGTGACTCCTTGTATTTAGCACCAGAAAAACGAGTTAAAATATGGTAACGGTTCAAATCCATTGGCTTACAGCATATATAAAAAAAAGCGAAAATATAAATTGAAGGAATTATTAATATGAAAATTTTAAAGAAAATCGGAAAGTGGTTTCTGATTTTATTGGGATCACTTGTTGCATTTATTTTGGTTGTACTATTAATCATCCGAATCAACAGTTCTGGAGACGAAGAACCTTTTTTAGATGATAATGGAAACGTTCTGCCAAATAGTATTGCTACCCACGAGGATATGGTAATAAATGGCGCTTCCCAAAGGGTCACTATTAGAGGAAAAGACAAGAACAACCCTGTTTTGTTAATAGTACATGGTGGTCCGGGCTATCCATTATTACCGGTGATCTATAAACTCTCAGGGGCTGATTTGGAGGACCTATTTACAGTTTGTTATTGGGATCAAAGAGGCTCCGGACTTGGCTATGATGAGAGCATCCCGGATGTATCCATTACCCTAAATAACATCGTAGATGATGGTATTTATCTTTCCGAATACTTGATAAAGACTTTTAACAAGGAAAAAATATATATTGAAGGGACTTCTTGGGGCAGTGCTGTAGGCGCATTTATTGTTCAGAAAAGACCTGAATTATTCCATGCGTACATTGCAAGTGGTATGGATGCAAATAATACACTTTCAGAACCATTGTCTTACGATTTTGTAATGGCGAAAGCACAAGAGCATAATGATACCCTTGCAATCAAACAATTAAAACAAATTGGAAGACCGCCTTATGTAAAAAACTCAAAAAACAGTGTTTCCGAAGCCTATGCCATAGAGCGAGGCTTGGTTCAGAAATATGCGCCCTTAAATCAAGAGTTTGGCTATGGCTTTTTGGTAGATATGTTCATGGATAACGGCTTAACGTTCACAGAAAAATTTACGGATATGATGAATAGTCCCGACTCCTATTATCCTGCCTCCAAACTATTAGAATCTACTGCTATGAATTTAAATTTAATGCGGGATGTCCCAGAGTTGAAAGTGCCATTTTATATATTACATGGAGACAATGACCATTTTACCGAAACTTCAGTGGCAAGGGCGTATTTTGATTCGATCATTGCACCTTCAAAAAAATGGTTTTTATTCGAGAATGGAACACATGGGGTACAACTTGAATATCCGGAAAAATATCGTTCAATATATAGTAATGAAATAGTAAAGAACTAAATACGATGTTCTCATTTTAAAACACCTAGAAAATGACAGCAAAAAGATTTTTACTCATATTCTTTTTCCTTTTGTCCTTTCAATTAGGTTTCTCGCAAGCAGATAATGTTAAGTCTCATTACGTACCTGCGGTCAATGGAACCAAATTGGCTATGGACGTTTACTTTCCAGAAAATTATAACAATCAAAAACTTCCCTTACTCTTTGAGTTTACCCGTTATTGGAGAGGCAAAGAAGACCCAAAAACAGGAAAGCCAATTGCCTCACTCAGTAAACGGGACAAATATTTTCTGGACCATGATTACGTCCTCGCAAAAGTTGATGTCAGAGGAACAGGTGCCTCATATGGGGTTCGTACTGGAGAATACACGCCTACGGAAGTAAAAGATGCTTGGTACATTGTTGATTGGGTCGTAAAACAACCGTGGTCCGATGGTAAAGTGGGAGCCTATGGCACCTCTTACTCCGGAACAACTGCAGAGCTTTTATGTGCAACCCAACACCCAGCTATTAAAGCCGTAATTCCTGGGTGGTCAGATTTTGATGTATATGAAAGTCCTTCTCGACCCTATGGAATGCTTGCATCAAGTTTTATAGCACCGTGGAGTCAATATGTTAATTGGTTGGACCAAAATTCCGTAGAGAATCTAGGTGTAAGTGTGAGGCGTATAGGTACTAATATTCCAATTGATGCCATCAAAGAACATGAAAACAATCCAATCGTATTGAAAGCTCTGACAGCATCACCATACAAGGATTCCAAATTTGGGGATTTTAAATTCGAAGAACTTGACCCTTTGCATTGGAAAAAAGAAATTTCGGAATCAAATGTACCTATGCTCGTTCTTACCAGTTGGCTTGATGCCGGAACCGCTGAAGGCACTTTGTTAAGATTACAGCATTTTACCCATCCCCAGAAAGTTGTAATGATGCCTACTTCACATGGAGGAGGGTCTCATGCTAGCCCATTTATTGTTTCTGACAGTATTGTCGACCCTGTCCCTTCGGTGGCTGAACAACTTAGACTGCAACTGGACTTCTTTGACCATTACATAAAGGGGAATGACAAAAATGTTGAAGATTGGCCATTAATTAAGTATTATAATTTTGGAGAAGAATCATTTAAACAATCCGATATTTGGCCACCAAAGGGGCAAGAAAGAATTAAATACTATTTAGATACCCACGGAAAATTAAATACTTCATCCCCTAATGAACACCAAGGTAAGGATGAATACCTCGTTGACTTTTCGGTAAGTACCGGTACAAACAATAGGTGGACAACCCAAATGGGAAAATCCATTCTTAATCTCGATCATCGCAATGCCGCCGATTCTTTAATGTTAACGTATACAACCGCACCTCTTGCAGAGCCTCTTCAAATTACAGGAACACCGGTAATCTCCCTCAGTCTGTCGTCCACACACGAAGAAGGGAGCATTTTTGTCTACTTGGAAGATGTTGATCCAACTGGAAAAAGTAGATATATCACCGAAGGAGGGCTTTTGCTCGAACATCGAAAATTATCCGAAAATGATATGTTCAAGGAGATACCGTATCATTCATTTAGAAAATCAGATGCATCACCAATTCCCATTGATAAAATTGAAGAAGTCCGTTTTAAATTACATCCAACATCTATTCTCATCAAAAAAGGACACGCTATAAGAATTGCGATTTCCGGGGCGGATAAGGACACATTTGACAAAGTTCCGGCCGAAGGAACTCCAACTTTAAGCATCTACAGAAATAAAACGAATTCATCTTTTTTAGAATTACCAATAGTGAAATAAAAAATGTGCAAAACAATGGTAGCTGGTGCACAACCGCATAAAACTATAAACCATAGCAATATTATTGCCATGAAACCTACCTTGCAAAATCGATTGAAGAAAAAACCGGTTTAATAAGAAATAGACTTTAACCGTTGTATCACCCTCTATAAAAACAACAGCCGACACCAAGTTGTTGAATCGCAACTTTAGGTGCCGGACTGTTTATTCTAAAAAAGTAGTTCCCCTAAACTTTTTAGAATCTAATCTTCTTTTACGCTAATGGTTTTACAAAACCCTAAAAAATCCTTTTCAGAGCAGTAGACCTTAAAGTCCCGTTCACTACTCAGGTATTTCAGGTGAAATTCTCCCATACGGTCCCACTGTAATAGGACATTTTGCAAATCAAACTGCACATACACATCATGGGCGCCATTTGGCGGACTTTTTGCAACTCGTTTATCGTTATTTACCGTGTAATACCCTGTTTGGGTTACGTTATTGGTTCCCGCACTTTTATAAATGAATCGGAAACGGGTATCGTAGTTGGAATCGTTTACCACAACAATATTCTCATGGTCGTATTTAAAAGTACCACAGGTCTCAATGTTATAATCTGTCTGGTAGCCCATCTTGGCGATGGTATTATCCTTTAGGTATTTTACGGTATAACCTACCGGTGCTCCCGGGTTTTCCCTATTGTATTCGGCACTTTCCTCAATTACGTAATACAAACCGCCCTCCCCTTCTTCCAGACTGTTTCCGGTAATGACCTTGGTAGCTACTTTGGCATTTCCTCCAATGGCCACCACATTAAAAGTTGATTCACGAATTACTTTCTCATAGTTTACATCTATTTCGCCCTTAATAGATTTAGCTTTAGTAGCATAGTCCAACACGGCCTCAAGGTTAACTTCGGTAGTGGTATCGGTGGTCTCCATACGGATCATAATAATTCTACCATATTGCACGGAACTTACGTATGCTGGCGGGTTCTCCTCGGAAATCAAGGACTGGAGTCCACTAACAGTCGCCTCACTACCAAATACGGCCGCAGGGCTGTCGGGGGTTTCTGCGACTACATCATAGTACACCTGTCTATAAAGTGCTGCTGCCACTCTTTTTTCGGTACTCTTGGAATAGTCAAATTGGGACTCAAATGAAGAACCAGTGGCCCAATCGGCACTTACCTTTAAAGACAAGCTCATCTGTTCGCTCGTATAGACCGATGTTTTCTCAAAATAGGTGTCGGCATCAATGGCATAGCCTTGCGTGGCAACATCGGAATTCCAATATTCCAAAGCTTTATCAATTTCTGCTTGAGTATTTTGATAATTAGGCTCGTCTATCAAAAGGTTTCCACCATCACCAATTCCTGGCAGCTCCACCCTTAATTTGACCGGAGCTTTATCTACTTGTAGAGGTTGCGGTGCGCCCTCTATTAATACTTTATTACCCAAAACCAAGGCTCCAGGGTAGATTACCCCTAAAGTGGGATCGAACATCACCACATTTTCAAAATTGGATCGGATGTCATGATAAACCGTTTTGCATTCGGTTATATAGCCCTTATCGGTATTTTTTAAAGGATTCCCTTCGTTGGAGGTGCTTCCGGTAGAGGTCTGAACATTTAAGAGTTCGCTGGGATCATAATTTAATTGCTTGATCCAATCATTGATTTTTCCGGTTTCTTCTTTACTTAAAGTGTCTTTAGCTATTGGTTCTTCAACCAACGGCTCTTTGATATCTGAACTTTCATCTTTACTACAACCTACAATTAGCAGGAAAATTAGGAACACGTACAACTGCCTGAAATGGAATGGTCTTGTTTTCATTTTAAAAGTTATTTAGGATTCAACAGCCCT from Zobellia alginiliquefaciens includes:
- a CDS encoding MFS transporter, with product MNTIQTNPLSNKLLFIMATGIAATAANLYYNQPLIPSIGESLGLSESVLGFIPSASQIGYAMAIFFISPLGDVTNRKTVIRNLSITLVIALLGVYFAPNFGILVAATFVVGLGANITQQLLPLGSSLATPENKGKVVATLMTGLTTGILLSRTLSGFIAEHFGWRSVFLTAAVVAAIIGVVLHVYLPSNKPTAKLKYNQLLASMFTLVKTKPLLREAAFVGALWFAAFNAMWATIAIHVMEEPFSLSVQQVGLLGFVGAAGIFGAKIAGKWADKIGARKVMTVSISLVLASFVVLALGQNNMVVLCIGIVLLDLGVFGSQIPNQVRVFSVDVNAQSRANAIYMLFYYIGASAGSALGVSVISKFGWTGLTIFGFALAAIALLFHISRKSK
- a CDS encoding peroxiredoxin-like family protein translates to MNTEHTNLQDALSAKQAAWETNASEEQKEMTAENLEAIVATHFKENAVNVGDKIIDFTLKNALGECTNLQSVLDNGPVILTWYRGGWCPYCNITLQYLQNSLPEFKKYGANLLALTPELPDKSLSTSEKHDLQFEVLSDVGNKVAKQYGLVYKLTDALSEIYQNKLGLKNYNGDDSSELPITATYVIDAKGIVQYALLDADYRKRAEISEIIDVLKTL
- a CDS encoding DoxX family protein, whose amino-acid sequence is MVLNIITIGLKLLSAYAMFTFALPKLRGLAVSVKSFTQFGEVLGISGKGFMHFTGALELLTALMLLASVFLSEKVGNITTITGYILLFGTMAGALVTEYFIRETPVPMLVSLAITLLLIAVSQLVIKLI
- a CDS encoding DUF2200 family protein — encoded protein: MKVTAEKNEKVANMIFASIYPLYLNRLVKNGRTKEELNQVLEWFTGFDEDTLQALIDEKITFRTFFEKAKIHPNEYLVKGVVCGYRIEEIEEEFEVYKRCRQMEKLIDELAKGRKMEKILRVEKK
- a CDS encoding M13 family metallopeptidase encodes the protein MEAKFVIKILSLFVALISISCKSDSKEESKEIVLTSGVLKEYMDTAVKPGDNFTAFVNGTWMKDTEIPSDKSSYGIGYILHEESEDSVKEIIEGSADGEFEKGTDEQKVEDLYKSYMDLDTRNQLGVSPLQPEFDKVDSINNYDDLASYFAYANKYGISMPITLFVYQDLKKPTVYTVYTYQGGLGLPDREYYLKDDDRSKEIRAKYIKHVEKMFDLAGLPSAEKASETIMLIETAIAEKHLEKEKTRDLVSLYNMFPTDTLSNIMPNFNWAGYLEEAGLKDEKNLGVLMLDYTKALDKIITSTNIEDWKTYLKWSALNTYASRLSKAITDQNFDFYSKELRGIPEERPLWRRGVSTVNGTLGEVVGKIYVKKHFPPEAKEKMEILVSNLLKAYEQSIKELDWMSADTKKEALDKLSKFTPKIGYPDKWKSYDIDVKKEDLFGNLQRASLMEYNRELAKLGQPIDKTEWGMTPQTVNAYYNPTLNEIVFPAAILQPPFFDLNAEDAINYGSIGAVIGHEIGHGFDDKGSTFDGDGTMRNWWTENDLEEFKKRTSALVSQYDSFEALPGLHVNGEFTLGENIGDLGGLSIALKAYKIALNGKESPVMDNYTGEQRLFIGYAQSWRNKIRDEALRVQINTDPHSPANFRVNGVVSNIPEFYSAFNVQKGDSLYLAPEKRVKIW
- a CDS encoding alpha/beta fold hydrolase; protein product: MKILKKIGKWFLILLGSLVAFILVVLLIIRINSSGDEEPFLDDNGNVLPNSIATHEDMVINGASQRVTIRGKDKNNPVLLIVHGGPGYPLLPVIYKLSGADLEDLFTVCYWDQRGSGLGYDESIPDVSITLNNIVDDGIYLSEYLIKTFNKEKIYIEGTSWGSAVGAFIVQKRPELFHAYIASGMDANNTLSEPLSYDFVMAKAQEHNDTLAIKQLKQIGRPPYVKNSKNSVSEAYAIERGLVQKYAPLNQEFGYGFLVDMFMDNGLTFTEKFTDMMNSPDSYYPASKLLESTAMNLNLMRDVPELKVPFYILHGDNDHFTETSVARAYFDSIIAPSKKWFLFENGTHGVQLEYPEKYRSIYSNEIVKN
- a CDS encoding CocE/NonD family hydrolase — its product is MTAKRFLLIFFFLLSFQLGFSQADNVKSHYVPAVNGTKLAMDVYFPENYNNQKLPLLFEFTRYWRGKEDPKTGKPIASLSKRDKYFLDHDYVLAKVDVRGTGASYGVRTGEYTPTEVKDAWYIVDWVVKQPWSDGKVGAYGTSYSGTTAELLCATQHPAIKAVIPGWSDFDVYESPSRPYGMLASSFIAPWSQYVNWLDQNSVENLGVSVRRIGTNIPIDAIKEHENNPIVLKALTASPYKDSKFGDFKFEELDPLHWKKEISESNVPMLVLTSWLDAGTAEGTLLRLQHFTHPQKVVMMPTSHGGGSHASPFIVSDSIVDPVPSVAEQLRLQLDFFDHYIKGNDKNVEDWPLIKYYNFGEESFKQSDIWPPKGQERIKYYLDTHGKLNTSSPNEHQGKDEYLVDFSVSTGTNNRWTTQMGKSILNLDHRNAADSLMLTYTTAPLAEPLQITGTPVISLSLSSTHEEGSIFVYLEDVDPTGKSRYITEGGLLLEHRKLSENDMFKEIPYHSFRKSDASPIPIDKIEEVRFKLHPTSILIKKGHAIRIAISGADKDTFDKVPAEGTPTLSIYRNKTNSSFLELPIVK
- a CDS encoding thiol-activated cytolysin family protein; protein product: MKTRPFHFRQLYVFLIFLLIVGCSKDESSDIKEPLVEEPIAKDTLSKEETGKINDWIKQLNYDPSELLNVQTSTGSTSNEGNPLKNTDKGYITECKTVYHDIRSNFENVVMFDPTLGVIYPGALVLGNKVLIEGAPQPLQVDKAPVKLRVELPGIGDGGNLLIDEPNYQNTQAEIDKALEYWNSDVATQGYAIDADTYFEKTSVYTSEQMSLSLKVSADWATGSSFESQFDYSKSTEKRVAAALYRQVYYDVVAETPDSPAAVFGSEATVSGLQSLISEENPPAYVSSVQYGRIIMIRMETTDTTTEVNLEAVLDYATKAKSIKGEIDVNYEKVIRESTFNVVAIGGNAKVATKVITGNSLEEGEGGLYYVIEESAEYNRENPGAPVGYTVKYLKDNTIAKMGYQTDYNIETCGTFKYDHENIVVVNDSNYDTRFRFIYKSAGTNNVTQTGYYTVNNDKRVAKSPPNGAHDVYVQFDLQNVLLQWDRMGEFHLKYLSSERDFKVYCSEKDFLGFCKTISVKED